A genomic stretch from Mesoplodon densirostris isolate mMesDen1 chromosome 3, mMesDen1 primary haplotype, whole genome shotgun sequence includes:
- the ARL10 gene encoding ADP-ribosylation factor-like protein 10 isoform X2 codes for MAPRPLSPLVLALGGAAAVLGSVIFILWKTYFGRGRERRWDGDEAWWGTEPARLPEWDEWDPEDEADEEPALEELEQREVLVLGLDGSGKSTFLRVLAGKPPLEGHIPTWGFNSVRLPTKNFEVDLLEIGGSQNLRFYWKEFVNEVDVLVFMVDSADRLRLPWARQELHKLLDKDPDLPVVIVANKQETTPEVPALYELLQEESF; via the exons ATGGCGCCGCGGCCGCTAAGCCCGTTGGTGCTGGCGCTGGGTGGCGCGGCGGCCGTGCTCGGTTCGGTGATCTTCATCCTCTGGAAGACCTACTTCGGCCGCGGACGGGAGCGGCGCTGGGACGGAGACGAAGCCTGGTGGGGCACGGAGCCTGCCCGCCTTCCGGAGTGGGACGAATGGGAC CCCGAGGACGAGGCGGACGAGGAGCCGGCGTTGGAGGAGTTGGAGCAGCGCGAggtgctggtgctggggctggatgGCTCTGGGAAGAGCACGTTCCTGCGCGTGCTGGCCGGGAAGCCACCGCTGGAAGGCCACATCCCCACCTGGGGCTTCAACTCCGTGCGGCTCCCCACCAAGAACTTCGAGGTGGACCTGCTGGAGA TCGGTGGCAGCCAGAATCTGCGCTTCTACTGGAAGGAGTTTGTGAATGAAGTGGACGTGCTGGTGTTCATGGTGGACTCGGCTGACCGGCTGCGGTTGCCCTGGGCCCGACAGGAGCTGCACAAGCTACTGGACAAGGACCCTGACCTGCCTGTCGTCATCGTGGCCAACAAGCAG GAAACAACACCTGAGGTCCCAGCACTCTATGAATTGCTCCAAGAAGAATCATTTTAA
- the ARL10 gene encoding ADP-ribosylation factor-like protein 10 isoform X1 translates to MAPRPLSPLVLALGGAAAVLGSVIFILWKTYFGRGRERRWDGDEAWWGTEPARLPEWDEWDPEDEADEEPALEELEQREVLVLGLDGSGKSTFLRVLAGKPPLEGHIPTWGFNSVRLPTKNFEVDLLEIGGSQNLRFYWKEFVNEVDVLVFMVDSADRLRLPWARQELHKLLDKDPDLPVVIVANKQDLSEAVSVVELQQELGLQAVDNQREIFLLAASIAPAGAGFENPGTVHIWRLLLELLS, encoded by the exons ATGGCGCCGCGGCCGCTAAGCCCGTTGGTGCTGGCGCTGGGTGGCGCGGCGGCCGTGCTCGGTTCGGTGATCTTCATCCTCTGGAAGACCTACTTCGGCCGCGGACGGGAGCGGCGCTGGGACGGAGACGAAGCCTGGTGGGGCACGGAGCCTGCCCGCCTTCCGGAGTGGGACGAATGGGAC CCCGAGGACGAGGCGGACGAGGAGCCGGCGTTGGAGGAGTTGGAGCAGCGCGAggtgctggtgctggggctggatgGCTCTGGGAAGAGCACGTTCCTGCGCGTGCTGGCCGGGAAGCCACCGCTGGAAGGCCACATCCCCACCTGGGGCTTCAACTCCGTGCGGCTCCCCACCAAGAACTTCGAGGTGGACCTGCTGGAGA TCGGTGGCAGCCAGAATCTGCGCTTCTACTGGAAGGAGTTTGTGAATGAAGTGGACGTGCTGGTGTTCATGGTGGACTCGGCTGACCGGCTGCGGTTGCCCTGGGCCCGACAGGAGCTGCACAAGCTACTGGACAAGGACCCTGACCTGCCTGTCGTCATCGTGGCCAACAAGCAG GACCTGAGTGAGGCCGTGAGTGTGGTGGAGCTGCAGCAGGAGCTGGGCCTTCAGGCTGTTGATAACCAGCGGGAAATCTTCCTCCTGGCAGCCAGCATTGCCCCTGCAGGAGCCGGCTTTGAAAATCCTGGCACCGTGCACATCTGGAGACTGCTCCTGGAGCTTCTCTCCTAG